CGCTGCCCGCCACAACGGCGCCACCGCTGTCCGCGTCGGCGGTGTTCTGACTGCGTCCCTGGACGGTGAAGTAGCCGGACATCACCGCCGCGATCTGCTTGTTGCCCTGCCGGCGCGTGCCCGCGGTCGACCGCACGGGCTCGAGCGAGGATCCGCCACCATCCGGCCGCACCAGCGCACTGACGCCATAGCCGACCAACTGCACCGCCTCGCCGACCTCCGGGGCCCGTGCACGCAGCGTCGCCGGCGTCACCGGCGGCGCGTCGACCAGCAAGACGACGCCGAGGTCGTTGAGGTAGGGCGAGACGCTGCGATTCCAGCTTGGATGGGGCAGCAGCGCGCGCGCCGCGTACTTCACGCCCTCGAGCAAGAAGGGCGTCCGGTCGAAGGCCGACTTGGAGACGCAATGGGCGGCGGTCAGGACCGTGCGCCGACCGACCAGGGTCGCCGAGCAGAGATCATCCGAAGTGTTGAGCTCGGGGTGATCATTGATCAACAGCCGCCCCACCGCAGCGTGCGAGGCGTCAGGGAGCCCGTCGACGACGGCCTGTCCCCGTGCCCGGGGCCAACTGCCGGGGTCGTGGCAGCCGCTACCCAAAACCGCCGCAACCAGTGGCGCGATGAGCCCTCGCATCGCCCGCTGGCCGCGCCTCGCTGACCTTGGCCGCATGGGCAGCATTATAGGCGCTGGCCCCGGCGAATCAAAGCCTGCCCGCGCTGTGACGATACGACACATCTGGTACAGTCGCGCCCGCATGCGCGGTCGTCGGGCAGCGTGGAATCGTAGCGTGGCTCCGGCGGCTGCGACGCTCACGTGGTGGCTTTCAGCCCTCGCGCTGGCGGCCCCGCGGCCAGGCGAGCTGAGCTTCATCGGTCAGCTCGCTGACCGCCAGGAGCTGCTGGCGGAGGTCATCGGCGGGCTGCTGAACGGCGTCGCCGCGGATCGATCCGAGCGCCTCCGGCTGCTGCAGCAGGCGGCGCCCTGCGCCGCGCTCGCCGAGGACAACGCGACCGCCGCGACCCTGGCCGGACGCGCGACCCACGCTGCACTCGCCCGCCTCACCAGCGTCGTCGACGAGCACCTCGGCTACTGCGTGGTCCAGGTCAGGGCCGCGGGCGAGCGGATCGTCGTCGAGCTCCGTCGGCGCCAAACGCTGCGCAGAATCAGGTTGCGCGGCAATTGGCCGCTCTTCGAACAGGAGCTCCTGCGACGGCTCGGCTTTCGGCCCGGCCAGGCGCTCCCCGAGGGCCCCGCGCTCGCCGCCGCGATGGCCCGCCAGAAGGCGCGGCTCACGGGCTTCCTCGCCCGCCGCGGCTACTTCGACGGCCGGGTCGACCTCACGCTCAGTCGCCCCGACGAGCAGCAACGCGTCGATCTCGACGTCCGCTTGCATAAGGGCCGCACCTATCGCGTGGGCTCGGTCGAGGTGCTACCGCTCGGCCCCGTGCCCAAGGGCCAGCGCTGGAAGGCCGCCATCCCTCAAAACGAGATCGCCAGGCTCTTTCGCGGGCAGGTCTTGCTCTGGCGGCGAGCCTTCAACACCGAACGACTCGAACGCAACGTTCAGGAGTTGACGCTGCGCTACCAGCGCCGCGGCTACACGGGGGCACGCGTACAGGCTTCGTACACCATCGACCGTCACCAGCCACCCAGCCGCGCGATCAAGATCACGCTGAAGATCCAGGAGCGCAAACGCGTCCAGATTGAATACCTGGGCAACCAGCACCTCCGCCGCGCGGAGCTCGATCGCGTCCTGACCCTACGCAGCTCCGGCGCCTACGACGACTTCGAGCTGGCGACCAGCGCCGAGGCCCTCCATCGCCTCTATCAGAGCCAAGGCTACCTGCGCGCGCGCGTCCGCTTCACGCGCGCGCTGCACCGAACGCACGACAAGATCATCTTCCGCATCGACGAGGGCCCCCAGTGTCGCGTCCGGGCGGTAGCCTTCGTCGGCAATCGCAGCTTCAGCAGCGCGACGCTGGCCCGGGTGATCCGCACGCGCCCCTACCCGTGGCTCGGGCTCGGCGCTGGAGGCTTCGTCACCACGGCGCAGCTCGAGCAGGACGCCCAGCGCCTCGTGCGGCACTATCGCAGCCACGGCTACCTCCAGGCCCGCGTGACCGGCGACCTGGCCCCCCACGCCGCGCTGCTCGGCCACGCCGGTGCCCTCGCCGCAGCGCTTGCCGCCGATGCGCCGGCGCTCCGCAATGGTCAGACCCACGTGCGCTTCACGATCGACGAGGGCGCGCCGCTGCGCTTCGGGTCGATCGCGCTGGGCGGCGTGCGCTCGCTCACTCCAGCGACGTTGCGTGCCGACCTGCCGATCGCCCAGGACCAGCCCTTCGCCGCCGACCGCATCACGGCGGCAAAGGAGCTGCTCGTCCGGCGCTATGCCGAGGCCGGCCATCCCTACGCGACCGTGCGCTCGCGGGAAGCTCCAGACCCCGCCCGGGGCCGCGTCGACGTCCTGCTCTCGGTCGACGAGGGACCGCTGGTGCGCTTCGGCCCCGTGCTGCTCCGAGGCAACAACCACACGCGCTCCGTCGTCATTCGCAGGCTCGTGGCACTGCAGCCCGGCGCGCCCTTCGACATCCGCCGCCTCGAGCTGACCGAGCAGAACCTGCGCCAGATCGGCGCCTTCAACGCCGTGCGCACGCGCGTCGTCGGGCTGCCCGCCCGCCTTCGGGTCGTCCCCGTGGTGCTGCAGGTCGAGGAACGTCACGACGACTATGGCGCGGTCGAGCTCGGGGTCGGCGCGAGCACCGACAATGCCTTCTTCGGCACGATCGGCTACGACTGGCAGAACCTGCTCGGGCTCGGCGCCAACCTCAACGCGATCGGCGAGCTCGGGCCGCGGATCCAGAGCGGCACGCTCAACCTCAGCTATCCGCGCGCGCTGGGCTCGCTCTTCGGCACCGAGCTCGCGCTCTTCATGCGCAACGAGCGCACGCGCCGGCTGGGCGATATCACCACCTTCGGTGGCACGGCGACGCTCCAGCGCCCGCTGCGGCCCGGGCTGACCTCGTACCTACGCTACGAGCTGCGGCAGGTGTTGAGCGAGGAGCGGCTCTACCGGCCTGCGACGCCCTTCGACGAGGCCGACCAGGCGCGCGTGACGACGCGCACGGGCGCGCTGAGCGCAGCCTTGCTCTACGATCGTCGTGACAACCCGCTCGCTCCGACGCGCGGGCACTTCAGCGCCTTGACGCTGAGCTGGGCCTCCCGAGCCCTCGCGGGCACCGATAACTTCCTCAAGTTGCGGCTGCACGCGCACGGCTTCTTGCCGCTCTTCGCCGGCCTGACGCTGGCCGCCGGCGCGCGCTACGACCACGGCCTTCCGCTCGGAAATGCCAAGGTTCTGCCGCGCGTCGAGCGCTTCTTCGCCGGTGGCGACACGACCATTCGCGGCTACGAAGAGGACCTCGCTTTCGCGGAGTCGATCGGCGGCCCGCTCTACCCGCTGCCGGGCGTCGAGCTGGTGACGCTGACGCCACAGGGCGGCAACGTCCGCCTGCTGACCAACGTCGAGCTGCAATTCCCGATCTGGCGCGAAAGCCCACTGCTGGGCCTCCCCCTGATGGGCGCGCTCTTCCTCGACAGTGGCGTGATTCGCAACGCCTTCGAGCATTGGCGTTGGAGCGCCACGAGGCAGGGCGCGGGCGGCGCCGTGCGCATCGTGACGCTGGTCGGTTTTCTCAGCCTCGAGTACGCCTTCGCGCTACGACCTCGGCTCGGCGACTCGCGGGATGGACGCTTTCACTTCAACTTCGGCTACGTCTTCTGATCCCCGGCTCAGCCTTCGCGCTGCGCTGAGCGTTCGGGGCGCGCGCCGCGGCGACGCCGGCAGACGAGCTGCCCAAGCAGCAAGAACGCCAACCAGCTCAGCCCCGTCGCGGAGGCGGCACCACTGCCGAGCGCGCAGCCGCCACCGCCCAAGATCGCCAGGTCCTTGAGCTCGTCATCGGCCGGATCGAGCGGATTACGCCCAGCGTTGACCTCGGAGCCATCCGGCTCGCCCCCGCCATCGGTGTCCGGATTACGAGGATCGGTCTCCCCCGCATCGACGGTGCCGTTGTGGTTCGCATCCTCGACGCCGTCCGGGAGCCCATCGCCATCGGTATCCGCGTTATGCGGAT
Above is a window of Pseudomonadota bacterium DNA encoding:
- a CDS encoding trypsin-like serine protease, producing the protein MINDHPELNTSDDLCSATLVGRRTVLTAAHCVSKSAFDRTPFLLEGVKYAARALLPHPSWNRSVSPYLNDLGVVLLVDAPPVTPATLRARAPEVGEAVQLVGYGVSALVRPDGGGSSLEPVRSTAGTRRQGNKQIAAVMSGYFTVQGRSQNTADADSGGAVVAGSGALERLIGVVSASGDNYDTSYHVRVDSFVGWLRAVAAGDLQVDGDCVAACDGGAEPSREAGVIGVAQDARTAHLADGARADGSGHGARADEGGCVVAAGARSLGAQISWWLAALGCAAHHRRRRGRPAR
- a CDS encoding BamA/TamA family outer membrane protein is translated as MAPAAATLTWWLSALALAAPRPGELSFIGQLADRQELLAEVIGGLLNGVAADRSERLRLLQQAAPCAALAEDNATAATLAGRATHAALARLTSVVDEHLGYCVVQVRAAGERIVVELRRRQTLRRIRLRGNWPLFEQELLRRLGFRPGQALPEGPALAAAMARQKARLTGFLARRGYFDGRVDLTLSRPDEQQRVDLDVRLHKGRTYRVGSVEVLPLGPVPKGQRWKAAIPQNEIARLFRGQVLLWRRAFNTERLERNVQELTLRYQRRGYTGARVQASYTIDRHQPPSRAIKITLKIQERKRVQIEYLGNQHLRRAELDRVLTLRSSGAYDDFELATSAEALHRLYQSQGYLRARVRFTRALHRTHDKIIFRIDEGPQCRVRAVAFVGNRSFSSATLARVIRTRPYPWLGLGAGGFVTTAQLEQDAQRLVRHYRSHGYLQARVTGDLAPHAALLGHAGALAAALAADAPALRNGQTHVRFTIDEGAPLRFGSIALGGVRSLTPATLRADLPIAQDQPFAADRITAAKELLVRRYAEAGHPYATVRSREAPDPARGRVDVLLSVDEGPLVRFGPVLLRGNNHTRSVVIRRLVALQPGAPFDIRRLELTEQNLRQIGAFNAVRTRVVGLPARLRVVPVVLQVEERHDDYGAVELGVGASTDNAFFGTIGYDWQNLLGLGANLNAIGELGPRIQSGTLNLSYPRALGSLFGTELALFMRNERTRRLGDITTFGGTATLQRPLRPGLTSYLRYELRQVLSEERLYRPATPFDEADQARVTTRTGALSAALLYDRRDNPLAPTRGHFSALTLSWASRALAGTDNFLKLRLHAHGFLPLFAGLTLAAGARYDHGLPLGNAKVLPRVERFFAGGDTTIRGYEEDLAFAESIGGPLYPLPGVELVTLTPQGGNVRLLTNVELQFPIWRESPLLGLPLMGALFLDSGVIRNAFEHWRWSATRQGAGGAVRIVTLVGFLSLEYAFALRPRLGDSRDGRFHFNFGYVF